A region from the Bacteroidota bacterium genome encodes:
- a CDS encoding SDR family NAD(P)-dependent oxidoreductase, with product MKTRIALVTGANRGIGKGIADGLALAGFTVLAGMRQPSERQFQSESIIPIQLDLTDDTSILRAAEQVETRFGHLDVLINNAGIMVDESSSITITRGILNDTHDTNVSGSWMMIRTFHRLLCQSDDPRVVNLSSGMGALHGMGTGHMAYRLSKLALNGMTKILSRELAGDGISINSMCPGWVKTDMGGAGAHRSVETGADTAIWLATMENPPTGGFFRDRKPIEW from the coding sequence ATGAAAACTAGAATTGCCCTGGTAACCGGTGCGAACCGTGGAATCGGAAAAGGAATTGCCGATGGGTTGGCCCTGGCCGGATTTACAGTCCTTGCCGGTATGCGTCAGCCTTCTGAAAGACAATTTCAAAGCGAATCCATTATCCCGATTCAACTGGACCTGACCGATGATACAAGCATCCTGCGGGCTGCAGAACAGGTGGAAACCCGATTCGGACATCTGGATGTCCTGATAAACAATGCTGGCATCATGGTGGATGAATCGTCCTCTATTACCATTACACGGGGAATCCTCAACGATACCCATGACACGAATGTTTCAGGAAGCTGGATGATGATCCGGACTTTCCACCGGCTGCTTTGCCAGTCTGACGATCCGCGTGTGGTGAATCTGTCAAGTGGAATGGGAGCACTTCACGGAATGGGAACAGGACACATGGCTTACCGGTTATCCAAACTGGCCTTGAACGGGATGACTAAAATCCTTTCAAGAGAACTTGCAGGCGATGGCATCAGTATCAATTCCATGTGCCCGGGTTGGGTAAAAACCGACATGGGAGGAGCAGGGGCTCACCGGTCTGTGGAAACCGGTGCTGATACGGCCATCTGGCTGGCAACCATGGAAAATCCCCCCACCGGCGGATTTTTCCGCGATAGAAAACCAATAGAGTGGTAA
- the fbp gene encoding class 1 fructose-bisphosphatase, translating into MKFQSIVTIDRHFIEQERRFPAATGEFTKILYNLALAAKIVTRDVRKAGLVDILGVTSEQNATGDVQKKLDVYANEVFKSVLSHDGVVCAMASEEEDDLIKLDKKSRNGKYVVIFDPLDGSSNIDANVSIGTIFSIFKRQSPIGHVAEMRDILQPGYKQMGAGYVLYGSSTMFVYTTGNGVHGFTYDPTCGEFLLSHPDMKTPAKGAIYSINEGNWDSFNEPTKAYITWLKQSDKQTNRPYSSRYIGSLVADFHRNLLYGGIYIYPGTAKSPNGKLRLLYECNPLAMVVEQAGGKATNGYQRILDIHPKELHERVPLLIGSTRDVEQAMEFIRQADLAAAHG; encoded by the coding sequence ATGAAATTTCAGAGTATTGTTACCATTGACCGGCATTTTATTGAACAGGAACGCCGGTTTCCGGCAGCAACCGGAGAGTTTACTAAAATTCTTTATAATCTGGCCCTTGCGGCAAAAATTGTCACCCGCGATGTCAGAAAAGCAGGTCTGGTGGATATTCTGGGAGTGACCAGCGAACAGAATGCCACCGGGGATGTTCAGAAAAAGCTCGATGTCTACGCCAATGAGGTTTTCAAGTCGGTCCTCAGTCATGATGGCGTAGTTTGTGCCATGGCAAGCGAAGAGGAAGATGATCTGATTAAGCTGGATAAGAAATCCAGAAACGGAAAGTATGTCGTCATTTTTGATCCGTTGGATGGCTCTTCCAATATCGATGCAAACGTGTCAATCGGAACCATTTTTTCCATTTTTAAACGCCAGAGTCCCATTGGGCATGTTGCCGAAATGCGCGATATTCTTCAGCCGGGTTATAAGCAGATGGGTGCAGGATATGTGTTGTACGGATCGAGCACCATGTTTGTATACACCACCGGCAATGGGGTTCACGGGTTTACTTATGACCCCACCTGCGGTGAGTTCCTGCTCAGCCATCCCGATATGAAGACGCCGGCAAAGGGGGCCATCTATTCCATCAATGAAGGCAACTGGGATTCATTTAACGAACCTACAAAGGCTTACATTACCTGGCTGAAACAATCCGATAAACAGACCAACCGTCCCTATTCTTCGAGGTATATCGGATCGCTTGTGGCCGACTTTCACAGAAACCTGCTCTACGGAGGAATTTACATTTACCCCGGCACGGCCAAATCACCCAATGGAAAGTTGCGCCTTCTTTATGAATGCAATCCATTGGCGATGGTGGTTGAGCAGGCCGGTGGAAAAGCCACCAACGGATATCAGCGTATTCTGGATATTCACCCCAAAGAATTGCACGAGCGGGTTCCCCTTTTGATCGGGTCCACCAGGGATGTTGAACAAGCCATGGAATTTATCCGGCAGGCCGATCTGGCCGCCGCCCATGGATAA
- a CDS encoding ABC transporter ATP-binding protein, with product MSQPVSDDEVSGKSFDLSLLRRLLVFIAPYKKLVVAGVLISVAGSVLGPLRPWLAQIAIDQHIATADWEGLHLIGSLILLLLILDVIAQYALTYLTQLLGQKAIFGLRETVFSFLQTLNLRFFDRNPIGRLIARVTSDVEVLNELFSSGLVAVFGDLFKLIIILILMFYTDWKLSLVTLSVLPLMIYGSFLFRRKARESYLEVRGHVARLMSFLQEHITGMSIVQIFNREEREARKFAQINRDHRDAHVRGIYYYSVFYPAIDFLSALAIALIVWYGGGEVVQGSLTFGILFMFIQYVEMFFRPIRDMSEKYDILQRAMASSERIFKLLDRQEDVERQSGTLKPDSWQGDIRFQNVWSRYNENDWILKDVSFHVAPGEKIALVGATGAGKTTIISLINRFYPYQQGQIYLDGHPLEAYDLKSLRASVGVVLQDVFLFSGTVYENLTLGRDDFLPEEVYRAAGRVQAHSFIEALPGGYQFQVTERGGNLSAGQRQLISFIRILLFNPPVVILDEATSSVDTDTEHRIQQATETILTGRTAIIIAHRLSTVRICNRIFVMHKGELKETGTHRELMTAGGIYHRLYQLQYQDQESGNR from the coding sequence ATGAGCCAGCCGGTCAGTGATGACGAAGTATCAGGAAAATCCTTCGACCTGTCCCTTTTACGCCGGCTCCTGGTTTTTATTGCTCCGTACAAAAAACTGGTGGTGGCCGGTGTTCTGATTTCGGTTGCCGGCAGTGTGCTGGGGCCGCTAAGGCCATGGCTTGCTCAGATTGCCATCGATCAGCACATTGCAACAGCAGACTGGGAAGGCCTGCACCTGATTGGTTCACTGATTCTGCTTTTATTGATTCTCGATGTCATTGCTCAGTACGCCCTCACTTATCTGACTCAATTACTGGGCCAAAAGGCCATTTTTGGGTTACGTGAAACGGTTTTTTCATTTCTTCAGACATTGAATCTTCGTTTCTTTGACCGAAACCCGATTGGAAGACTGATCGCAAGGGTTACCAGTGATGTTGAAGTTCTGAATGAATTGTTTTCTTCGGGCCTTGTGGCTGTATTTGGTGATCTGTTCAAGCTGATCATCATTCTGATCCTGATGTTCTATACCGATTGGAAATTGTCCCTTGTAACCCTTTCCGTTCTCCCGCTGATGATCTATGGTTCGTTTCTTTTCCGCCGGAAGGCCAGAGAATCTTATCTCGAGGTCAGGGGACATGTGGCAAGGCTCATGTCGTTTCTGCAGGAACATATAACCGGAATGAGCATTGTCCAGATTTTTAACCGGGAAGAACGGGAAGCGCGTAAATTTGCCCAGATTAACCGCGATCACCGTGATGCACACGTCAGGGGAATTTATTATTACAGTGTCTTTTACCCGGCTATCGACTTCCTCTCCGCGCTGGCCATTGCACTCATTGTCTGGTACGGGGGAGGAGAAGTGGTTCAGGGCTCCCTTACTTTCGGAATCCTTTTTATGTTCATTCAGTACGTGGAAATGTTTTTCAGACCGATCCGCGATATGAGTGAAAAGTATGACATTTTACAGAGGGCCATGGCTTCCTCTGAACGGATCTTTAAGCTGCTTGACCGTCAGGAGGATGTCGAACGCCAGTCAGGGACACTGAAACCGGACTCCTGGCAAGGTGATATCCGTTTTCAGAATGTCTGGAGCCGGTATAATGAGAATGACTGGATATTGAAAGATGTCAGTTTTCATGTGGCACCTGGCGAGAAAATTGCGCTTGTGGGTGCAACAGGTGCAGGAAAAACAACCATAATCAGTCTGATAAACCGGTTTTATCCCTATCAGCAGGGTCAGATTTATCTGGATGGTCACCCGCTTGAAGCGTATGACCTGAAATCACTCCGCGCCTCGGTCGGAGTGGTGCTGCAGGATGTTTTTCTGTTTTCGGGGACTGTATATGAAAACCTGACTCTGGGCCGGGATGACTTTCTGCCAGAAGAAGTTTACCGGGCAGCCGGGCGGGTGCAGGCTCATTCCTTTATTGAAGCCCTTCCTGGTGGTTATCAGTTTCAGGTGACCGAGCGGGGAGGAAATTTGTCGGCCGGACAAAGACAGCTTATCAGTTTTATCCGGATCCTGCTGTTTAATCCACCGGTGGTGATCCTGGATGAAGCGACCAGTTCAGTCGATACCGATACCGAACACCGTATTCAGCAGGCCACCGAAACCATTCTGACCGGACGGACCGCCATCATCATTGCACACAGACTTTCCACGGTCCGTATTTGTAACCGCATATTTGTAATGCATAAAGGTGAACTGAAAGAAACGGGAACTCACCGTGAACTTATGACGGCTGGCGGAATTTACCACCGCCTCTATCAGTTACAATACCAGGATCAGGAATCGGGGAACCGGTAA
- a CDS encoding ribonuclease Z has product MEVTILGTSSAVPLLRRNLSATVLGLDHEYILFDCGEGTQFQLKKIKLHPTKIHTIAITHLHGDHCFGLPGLISSINYSNKSDKLTVIGPKGIADILETAQRHQQFFADFPIDIIELEFTNQPVVILDTPFWQLLTVSLDHRVPAFGYRFQQKTRPGHIDLVKAEALGLIPGPSFKDLKEGKPVLNKKGEWVSPREVIGPDLPGLSFTYVTDTRYCSRSVDLARETDLLMHEATYLHELTEKAKETGHSTAREAGKVAREASAGELVLFHYSARYQDLTPLLNEARSEFPTTRLGDDFMKLTLGGHQP; this is encoded by the coding sequence ATGGAAGTAACCATTTTAGGAACCAGTTCTGCTGTACCGTTGCTCCGCCGGAATCTGTCGGCCACTGTTCTGGGTCTGGACCATGAATACATCCTGTTTGATTGCGGGGAAGGAACTCAGTTTCAACTGAAAAAAATCAAGCTTCATCCCACAAAAATCCATACCATTGCCATCACTCACCTCCACGGTGACCACTGTTTCGGACTTCCGGGATTGATCAGCAGCATTAATTATTCGAATAAGTCCGATAAGCTGACGGTCATCGGGCCAAAGGGAATTGCCGACATTCTGGAAACGGCTCAGCGGCATCAGCAATTTTTTGCGGATTTTCCAATCGACATCATAGAACTGGAATTTACCAACCAACCTGTTGTCATCCTGGATACACCTTTCTGGCAGCTTCTGACGGTCAGTCTGGACCATCGGGTGCCAGCTTTCGGATACCGATTTCAGCAAAAGACGCGGCCCGGTCATATCGACCTGGTAAAGGCCGAGGCTCTGGGACTGATACCGGGCCCCAGCTTTAAGGACCTGAAAGAGGGGAAGCCGGTACTGAATAAAAAGGGTGAATGGGTTTCTCCGCGTGAAGTCATTGGCCCAGATCTGCCGGGTTTATCTTTCACCTATGTCACCGACACCCGGTATTGCAGCCGGTCGGTTGATCTGGCCAGGGAAACCGACCTGCTGATGCATGAAGCAACCTATCTTCATGAATTGACCGAAAAAGCCAAAGAAACGGGTCACTCGACCGCCCGCGAGGCTGGAAAAGTGGCAAGGGAAGCCTCTGCAGGAGAACTGGTTCTGTTCCATTACAGTGCACGGTATCAGGATCTGACTCCTCTGCTCAACGAAGCCCGGTCTGAATTTCCAACGACGCGGTTGGGGGATGATTTCATGAAACTGACTCTGGGAGGGCATCAACCATGA
- a CDS encoding ABC transporter ATP-binding protein encodes MDILNTPNPLARLFPYLLTYRNKLLLGLLFVLLTNLFNVLGPLLIGSAIDRLKSDFSSAQLVSYGLLIILMAAGRGLFLFMVRQTIIVVSRDCEQDIRNDLYQHIQRLSTRYYKTRSTGDILARNTNDLNAIRSFLGPGIMYSANTLATFLFIIPIMAYVNWELTLVALLPLPVMSYMVFRMGKSIHHQYTHIQSHYSSLTTRVQENLSGIRVVKAYVREAWEIMTFTRLNRTYMLKNLRLVRYQALFYSLMSLLIGLSVVLVVWYGGSLVIAGKLTLGEMTQFVIFVGMLIWPMIALGWVINIIQQASASQKRINEILDEVPEVRDTPQTDPEIQSVKGFLTFKSVSFGYQPDRPVLKDISFSVTPGQVLAVTGETGSGKSTLVNLVMRLFDPDSGTILMDGRPLREIPLKVLRKHIGYVPQDTFLFSDTIANNIGFGVESAGEEEIRLVADLASIRENIEDFPQRYDTFVGERGITLSGGQKQRTAIARALLRKPSVLILDDSLSAVDTQTEDLILNRLKEHAESRLTIIVSHRISAIRNATHILVLSGGEVVEQGTHSELLAANGLYAATWEKQKLEDELKAIT; translated from the coding sequence ATGGATATTCTGAATACTCCCAATCCGCTTGCCCGTCTTTTTCCTTATTTACTGACCTACCGAAACAAGCTCCTGCTTGGACTCCTTTTCGTCTTACTGACCAATCTGTTTAATGTTCTTGGTCCCCTGCTGATTGGTTCGGCCATTGACAGGTTGAAATCGGATTTTTCTTCTGCTCAACTGGTCAGTTATGGGCTGTTAATCATCCTCATGGCTGCTGGTCGCGGATTGTTTCTCTTTATGGTCAGGCAAACCATCATTGTTGTCAGCCGGGATTGCGAACAGGATATCCGGAACGATTTGTATCAGCATATCCAGCGACTATCCACCAGATATTATAAAACCCGTTCCACCGGCGATATTCTGGCCCGAAACACCAATGATCTGAATGCAATCAGAAGTTTTCTGGGCCCGGGTATCATGTATTCGGCGAATACACTGGCCACCTTTTTGTTTATCATTCCAATAATGGCTTACGTAAATTGGGAACTGACACTCGTCGCCCTGCTTCCGCTGCCGGTCATGTCCTATATGGTGTTCAGAATGGGAAAATCAATTCATCACCAGTACACCCATATACAATCTCACTATTCAAGCCTGACGACACGGGTTCAGGAAAATCTGAGCGGAATACGGGTGGTTAAAGCATATGTGAGAGAAGCCTGGGAAATCATGACCTTCACCAGGTTAAACCGGACTTACATGCTGAAAAATCTGCGGCTCGTCCGATATCAGGCATTGTTTTACTCCCTGATGTCACTTCTGATCGGGCTGAGTGTCGTGCTGGTGGTTTGGTATGGCGGAAGTCTGGTCATCGCAGGTAAACTCACTTTGGGTGAAATGACTCAGTTTGTCATTTTTGTCGGAATGCTGATCTGGCCAATGATTGCACTCGGTTGGGTTATTAACATTATTCAGCAGGCTTCGGCCAGTCAGAAGCGGATCAATGAAATTCTGGATGAGGTTCCTGAGGTGAGGGATACACCCCAAACCGATCCTGAAATTCAATCAGTTAAAGGGTTTCTGACTTTCAAATCCGTTTCCTTTGGTTATCAGCCCGACCGGCCTGTCCTGAAAGACATCTCCTTTTCGGTCACACCCGGACAGGTACTTGCTGTTACCGGCGAGACCGGATCAGGAAAATCAACGCTGGTCAACCTGGTGATGCGTCTGTTTGATCCTGATAGTGGAACGATTCTGATGGATGGCCGGCCACTGCGTGAAATTCCTCTCAAGGTCCTTCGGAAACACATTGGATATGTGCCTCAGGATACTTTTCTTTTCAGTGATACCATCGCCAATAATATCGGATTCGGAGTTGAATCGGCTGGTGAGGAAGAAATTCGACTGGTTGCCGATCTGGCTTCCATCAGGGAAAATATTGAGGATTTTCCCCAGCGGTATGATACGTTTGTAGGTGAGCGGGGAATTACCCTGTCTGGCGGGCAGAAGCAAAGAACTGCCATTGCACGTGCTCTGCTGAGAAAACCGTCTGTCTTAATCCTGGATGATAGCCTCTCAGCGGTGGATACGCAGACCGAAGACCTGATTCTGAACAGGCTGAAGGAACATGCAGAGTCACGGCTGACCATTATTGTTTCCCATCGTATCAGTGCCATCCGGAATGCCACCCACATTCTGGTCCTGTCTGGCGGTGAAGTGGTTGAACAGGGAACACATAGCGAACTTCTGGCAGCAAACGGATTGTATGCCGCCACCTGGGAAAAACAGAAACTTGAAGATGAACTGAAGGCCATAACCTGA
- a CDS encoding tetratricopeptide repeat protein: MFNYQFNRVSDKVLQVFKAQPLGTRVLIEISSPVQRKKAIDLFNERVLRFGYLPVEIRLTSKKPLDRQLEEICSRNPDHKLVLQFTDTEAFFSEFSSEKEAAAFLERSVAVFHIQRFPFVFWVSRYIYDALYQDGPALLKACWEHIRFEDQFNLPVAIPHQLHPPTPEKVRTHTISILENQLTEQKLSVLGGYQYINVLQTLARNYFDHMQYEKAFECYEQCIRSGQTNIYTVAEYRNQMALIYLYWNRYDKALDMVAEALRIRKELDDKKGLAISFLTIGVIQMSLGRLNRSLESLKQATQFSREIEEVELEAMAILNSGVVYQQTGNSGAAYESFKKSLDLFKKLSFQQGISLTLSHIAFFQAETGKFGDALKYYLLSRSLAEKNNLVLLVEGIDRHLEILKDKLGPDQFRQLGDSIRKSIAHREKEDQKMTSL; encoded by the coding sequence ATGTTCAATTATCAGTTCAACCGGGTTTCCGATAAAGTACTGCAGGTTTTTAAGGCCCAGCCACTTGGAACCAGGGTTCTGATTGAAATCAGCAGCCCGGTTCAGCGGAAAAAAGCAATAGACCTGTTTAATGAACGCGTCCTGCGCTTTGGTTACCTGCCGGTTGAAATCAGGTTGACGAGTAAGAAACCGCTCGACCGGCAATTGGAAGAGATTTGCAGCCGCAATCCTGATCATAAACTTGTGCTTCAGTTCACCGATACCGAAGCATTTTTCAGCGAGTTTTCATCCGAGAAGGAAGCTGCAGCCTTTCTGGAACGGTCGGTGGCCGTTTTTCATATTCAACGGTTTCCCTTCGTCTTTTGGGTTTCCAGATATATCTATGACGCCCTTTACCAGGATGGTCCTGCGCTGCTGAAAGCATGTTGGGAGCATATCCGGTTCGAGGACCAGTTTAACCTGCCGGTTGCAATTCCTCACCAATTACATCCTCCCACCCCTGAAAAGGTTCGTACTCATACGATTTCGATCCTTGAAAACCAGCTTACCGAACAAAAATTGTCGGTCCTGGGTGGTTATCAGTACATCAATGTTCTTCAGACACTTGCCCGTAATTATTTCGATCACATGCAGTATGAAAAAGCATTCGAATGTTACGAACAGTGTATCCGGTCAGGGCAAACCAATATCTACACCGTGGCAGAATACCGGAATCAGATGGCTTTGATTTATCTGTACTGGAACCGCTATGACAAGGCGTTGGATATGGTTGCAGAAGCCCTGAGGATACGGAAGGAACTGGATGACAAAAAAGGGTTGGCCATCTCATTTCTTACCATTGGTGTGATTCAGATGTCCCTCGGCCGGCTCAACAGATCCCTTGAGTCTCTTAAGCAGGCAACCCAGTTTTCCCGCGAAATTGAAGAAGTCGAGCTGGAAGCCATGGCCATACTGAATTCAGGTGTGGTCTATCAGCAAACCGGCAATTCTGGCGCAGCCTACGAATCGTTTAAAAAATCACTCGACTTGTTTAAGAAACTATCCTTTCAGCAGGGGATTTCACTCACCCTTTCGCATATCGCCTTTTTCCAGGCCGAAACCGGTAAATTCGGCGATGCTCTGAAATACTATCTTCTGTCGCGTTCACTGGCAGAGAAGAACAATCTGGTGTTGCTGGTCGAAGGTATCGACCGTCACCTGGAGATCTTAAAAGATAAGCTGGGTCCTGATCAGTTCCGCCAATTGGGGGATTCGATCAGAAAGTCGATTGCCCACCGGGAAAAGGAAGATCAGAAGATGACCTCCCTGTAA